From Nymphaea colorata isolate Beijing-Zhang1983 chromosome 6, ASM883128v2, whole genome shotgun sequence, a single genomic window includes:
- the LOC116255941 gene encoding uncharacterized protein LOC116255941 translates to MLPSLETSFFLPCKDLRGDKRKGRHRCHGVVTGFLLPPSGLDGSYYTSKGTLATLRQINARGPFISIIVPNAFEMNPLLNSSSFKANTLRYLDISGRRFRFGTVEGKKVIIVMTGLSTVNAGITTQLLLTLFKVKGVVHYGIAGNANSALEIGDVTIPQYWAHTGLWNWQVEAGRRRKRDSER, encoded by the exons ATGTTGCCTTCGCTAGAgacttccttctttcttccctgCAAAGACTTGAGAGGGGATAAGAGGAAAGGAAGGCATCGCTGCCATGGCGTTGTTACAggcttccttcttcctccttctggCCTTGATGGCTCGTACTATACTTCCAAAGGAACACTGGCGACTCTCAGGCAGATCAATGCTCGCGGTCCTTTCATCAGCATCATCGTTCCGAACGCTTTTGAGATGAATCCCCTCCTCAATTCCTCCAGCTTCAAGGCAAACACGCTTAGGTACCTCGACATTTCTG GCAGAAGGTTTAGGTTTGGCACAGTGGAAGGGAAAAAAGTGATTATAGTTATGACAGGATTAAGCACG GTGAATGCAGGCATAACAACTCAATTGTTACTGACTCTGTTCAAAGTTAAAGGAGTGGTGCATTATGGGATAGCAGGAAATGCAAACTCAGCCTTAGAGATTGGAGATGTAACCATTCCCCAGTATTGGGCTCATACTGGCCTTTGGAATTGGCAG GTAGAAGCAGGTCGTCGGAGGAAAAGGGACAGCGAACGATGA